A DNA window from Citrobacter tructae contains the following coding sequences:
- the leuC gene encoding 3-isopropylmalate dehydratase large subunit: MAKTLYEKLFDAHVVFEAQNETPLLYIDRHLVHEVTSPQAFDGLRAHKRPVRQPGKTFATMDHNVSTQTKDINASGEMARIQMQELIKNCNEFGVELYDLNHPFQGIVHVMGPEQGVTLPGMTIVCGDSHTATHGAFGALAFGIGTSEVEHVLATQTLKQGRAKTMKIEVNGTAAPGITAKDIVLAIIGKTGSAGGTGHVVEFCGDAIRALSMEGRMTLCNMAIEMGAKAGLVAPDETTFNYVQGRLHAPKGQDFSDAVAYWKTLKTDDDATFDTVVTLQAEEIAPQVTWGTNPGQVISVNDNIPDPASFSDPVERASAEKALAYMGLKPGIPLTEVAIDKVFIGSCTNSRIEDLRAAAEIAKGRKVAPGVQALVVPGSGPVKAQAEAEGLDKIFIEAGFEWRLPGCSMCLAMNNDRLNPGERCASTSNRNFEGRQGRGGRTHLVSPAMAAAAAVTGHFADIRSIK, translated from the coding sequence ATGGCTAAAACGTTATATGAAAAATTGTTCGATGCGCACGTGGTCTTTGAAGCGCAGAACGAAACTCCGCTGCTGTATATCGACCGTCATCTGGTACATGAAGTGACCTCGCCGCAAGCATTTGATGGCCTGCGGGCGCACAAGCGTCCAGTACGCCAGCCGGGTAAAACCTTCGCCACCATGGATCATAACGTCTCGACGCAAACCAAAGACATTAACGCTTCAGGCGAAATGGCGCGTATCCAGATGCAGGAACTGATCAAAAACTGCAATGAGTTCGGCGTCGAACTGTACGATCTGAACCACCCTTTTCAGGGTATCGTCCACGTGATGGGACCCGAACAGGGCGTGACCTTACCGGGTATGACCATCGTCTGCGGTGACTCCCACACCGCCACGCACGGCGCGTTTGGTGCGCTGGCGTTTGGAATAGGGACGTCCGAAGTCGAACACGTGCTGGCTACGCAAACCCTGAAACAGGGGCGCGCAAAAACCATGAAGATCGAAGTCAATGGCACTGCCGCGCCGGGGATTACCGCCAAAGATATCGTGCTGGCGATTATCGGTAAAACCGGTAGCGCAGGCGGTACTGGTCACGTGGTTGAGTTTTGTGGCGACGCCATCCGTGCGCTGAGCATGGAAGGTCGTATGACCCTGTGCAATATGGCGATCGAAATGGGGGCCAAAGCGGGCCTGGTTGCGCCGGATGAAACCACCTTTAACTATGTGCAAGGGCGCTTGCATGCACCAAAAGGTCAGGATTTTTCTGATGCCGTCGCATACTGGAAAACGCTGAAAACCGACGACGATGCGACGTTTGATACCGTCGTTACCCTGCAGGCAGAGGAGATCGCACCGCAGGTCACCTGGGGTACGAACCCCGGTCAGGTGATCTCAGTGAACGATAACATTCCCGATCCGGCATCTTTTTCCGATCCGGTAGAACGCGCGTCGGCGGAAAAAGCGCTGGCCTATATGGGGCTGAAGCCGGGCATTCCGTTGACGGAAGTGGCTATCGATAAAGTGTTTATCGGCTCCTGCACCAACTCCCGTATTGAAGATTTACGCGCCGCCGCTGAAATCGCCAAAGGGCGCAAAGTCGCTCCTGGCGTGCAGGCGCTGGTAGTGCCGGGTTCTGGTCCGGTCAAAGCACAGGCAGAAGCGGAAGGTCTGGATAAGATTTTCATTGAAGCCGGTTTTGAATGGCGTTTACCGGGCTGTTCCATGTGCCTGGCGATGAACAACGATCGTCTGAATCCGGGTGAGCGCTGTGCTTCCACCAGCAACCGTAACTTTGAAGGTCGTCAGGGCCGCGGTGGACGTA
- the leuB gene encoding 3-isopropylmalate dehydrogenase, translating to MSKNYHVAVLPGDGIGPEVMAQALKVLDAIRTRFAMRITTSHYDVGGIAIDNHGQPLPPATVEGCEQADAILFGSVGGPKWENLPPNQQPERGALLPLRKHFKLFSNLRPAKLYQGLEAFCPLRADIAANGFDILCVRELTGGIYFGQPKGREGSGQHEKAFDTEVYHRFEIERIARIAFESARQRRCKVTSVDKANVLQTSILWREIVNEIANEYPDVVLTHMYIDNATMQLIKDPSQFDVLLCSNLFGDILSDECAMITGSMGMLPSASLNEQDFGLYEPAGGSAPDIAGKNIANPIAQILSLALLLRYSLDANNAATAIESAVNRALAEGIRTGDLARGAAAVSTDEMGDIIARYVAEGV from the coding sequence ATGTCGAAGAATTATCATGTTGCTGTTTTGCCGGGTGACGGTATTGGCCCGGAAGTGATGGCGCAGGCCCTGAAAGTACTGGACGCAATTCGTACCCGTTTCGCTATGCGCATTACCACCAGCCACTATGACGTGGGCGGAATCGCCATCGACAACCACGGACAACCGCTGCCGCCTGCAACGGTTGAAGGTTGTGAACAGGCCGATGCGATTTTGTTTGGCTCCGTGGGCGGCCCGAAATGGGAAAATTTGCCGCCAAACCAGCAACCTGAACGTGGTGCACTGCTTCCATTACGTAAGCACTTCAAATTATTCAGCAACCTGCGTCCGGCTAAGCTGTATCAGGGACTGGAAGCATTTTGCCCTCTGCGTGCCGATATTGCCGCCAACGGTTTCGACATCCTGTGCGTGCGCGAACTGACGGGCGGTATCTATTTCGGTCAGCCAAAAGGCCGCGAAGGTAGCGGCCAACATGAAAAAGCCTTTGATACCGAGGTCTATCATCGTTTCGAGATCGAACGTATTGCACGCATTGCGTTTGAGTCAGCACGCCAACGCCGCTGCAAAGTCACTTCGGTTGATAAAGCAAACGTGCTGCAAACCTCTATTCTGTGGCGCGAAATCGTCAATGAAATTGCCAATGAATACCCGGACGTTGTCCTGACGCATATGTACATCGACAACGCGACCATGCAGTTGATTAAAGATCCGTCTCAGTTTGACGTGCTGCTGTGCTCCAACCTGTTTGGCGACATCCTGTCTGATGAATGCGCGATGATCACCGGCTCCATGGGCATGCTGCCGTCTGCCAGCCTGAATGAGCAGGACTTCGGCCTGTACGAGCCAGCCGGTGGTTCGGCACCGGATATCGCCGGGAAAAACATTGCCAACCCGATTGCCCAAATTTTGTCGCTGGCACTGTTGCTGCGCTACAGCCTGGATGCTAATAACGCTGCCACCGCCATTGAAAGCGCCGTCAACCGCGCATTAGCAGAAGGTATTCGCACCGGTGATTTAGCCCGTGGCGCCGCCGCAGTCAGTACCGATGAGATGGGCGATATCATTGCTCGTTACGTCGCAGAAGGGGTGTAA